From Bacteroides uniformis:
CGAGGTGGCCGCCTGACGGAAGCAAAGCGAAAACAGAATGGCCAGATTCAGCCAGAATGCCACATAGAACACACTGATTATGAGAAAGAATACAATCCTCCAAAATTCTTCTGCTGTGGGAGGAATGCCTATCGCTATCAACCCGCAGCCCATTACGAGGAATCCCAGTACAAACAGCATGATACCTATCACAATCAATGCAGCCACGAACTTGGCATTGATAATGCAATCACGATGAACAGGCTGTGACAGCATACGGCTCAACGTCCCCTTGTTCTGTTCCGAATTTATAGCATCGAATCCCAGCGCAATCCCCAACAACGGCCCCAGAAAGTTGATAAACTGCACAAAAGAAGGCAATGTGCCATCCGAGGCTGTGAATAACTTCAAGAAAAGGAACGAACCGTCCGGGTCATTGGGCTTGATGGCGGCACCTATGTTGGTAAGCGAGGTATAGAGTGAGCCCATGCACGTAAGCAAAATGATTCCCATCAAGATAATGAACCGCCAACTTTTCACATGGTCGGATATTTCCTTGTTGACGACTACCCGAAAAGGATAATTGACTTTATTCATGCCTTTCTCCTCC
This genomic window contains:
- a CDS encoding ABC transporter permease; this translates as MNKVNYPFRVVVNKEISDHVKSWRFIILMGIILLTCMGSLYTSLTNIGAAIKPNDPDGSFLFLKLFTASDGTLPSFVQFINFLGPLLGIALGFDAINSEQNKGTLSRMLSQPVHRDCIINAKFVAALIVIGIMLFVLGFLVMGCGLIAIGIPPTAEEFWRIVFFLIISVFYVAFWLNLAILFSLCFRQAATSALASVAVWLFFSVFYTMIVNLVAKALSPSQLASPYQIVSYQKFILGLMRLAPSELFNEATTTLLMPSVRSLGPLTMEQVQGAIPSPLPLGQSLLVVWPQLTGLIAATVICFALSYVIFMRREVRSR